Within Microbacterium proteolyticum, the genomic segment CACGTCGGAGGGATCGGTCTCGAAAGCCAGCCGGTTCGAGAAGTAGGTGTGCGCGTCGGTCATGCCCCCACGCTAGATCCCGGGTGCGCTCGGGGGAGAGGGGGAGGGATGCCAGACGCCGATCGCTTTCTGCCACTCCACCGTCCCCGTTAGCGCCCCGATGAAACGACGAAACCCCGGTGCCGAGGCACCGGGGTTTCGTGGACGATCTACGCGCTCTTGTCGCCGTCCGGGCCGAGACCCTTCGGGGCGGGGAACTCAACCTCGACACGCTCGCCGACCGCGTTGTGAGGGCGACCCTCGGCGTCGGCACGAGCATCGGCGCCGGCGATCTCGTCGGCCTCCTCGTGATCGATGTGATCGAGCTCGTGGTGCTGGTGGGCCACCGCGGCATCGAGCTCAGCCTGCGTGAGCGGGGTGAGCCGATCCTCGAAGAACCAGCGCGACACGGAGGCGCGGAAGTTCTGCAGAGCCGAGATCTGACCCTTGGCGTTGGGGCGCACCACCAGGGGCTCGTAGGTCTCGTTGTCGACCAGCTTCCAGCGCTCGTACTCGTCGACGGGCTGGTGCACCTCGATGTACTCGCCACCGGGAAGGCGGACGATGCGACCCGACTCGTACCCGTGCAGCGCGATCTCGCGATCCTTCTTCTGCAGCGCGATGCAGACGCGCTTCGTGACGAAGTAGGCGACGATCGGCCCGAGGATCAGCAGCGCCTGCAGGGCGTGGATGACACCTTCCATCGTGAGGTGGAAGTGCGTCGCCATGATGTCGGACGAGGCTGCCGCCCACATGACCGCGTAGAACGTCACACCGGCGGCGCCGATGGCGGTCCGGGTGGCGGCGTTCCGGGGACGCTGGGCGATGTGGTGCTCGCGCTTGTCGCCGGTGATCCACGCCTCGATGAAGGGGTAGATCAGCACGAGAACGATGAACAGACCGAGGACGCCGACCGGGATGATGATGTTCCACGACCAGGTGCGGTCCCAGAGCACGAACTCGAGGTGCGGCGGGATGAGGCGCAGCATTCCGTCGGCGAAGCCGATGTACCAGTCGGGCTGAGTACCGGCCGACACCGGCGACGGGTCGTAGGGGCCGTAGTTCCAGATGGGGTTGATCGTCACGAGCGCAGCGATCAGGACGATCACACCGAACGTGATGAAGAAGAACCCGCCCATCTTGGACGCGTACACGGGCAGGATCGGGTAGCCCACGACGTTGCTGTTCGTCCGGGCCGGGCCGGCGAACTGCGTGTGCTTGTTGATGATCATGAGCATCAGGTGCACGGCGAGCAGCGCGACGAGGATCGCCGGCAGCAGCAGGATGTGCAGCGTGTACAGGCGGCCGACGATCGCGGTACCGGGGAACTCGCCACCGAAGAGGAGGAACGAGGTCCACGTGCCGATCACGGGCAGACCCTTGATCATGCCGTCGATGATGCGCAGACCGTTGCCCGAGAGCAGGTCGTCCGGGAGCGAGTATCCGGTGAAGCCCTCGGCCATGGCGAGGATGAACAGGATGAAGCCGACCACCCAGTTGAGCTCGCGCGGCTTGCGGAACGCGCCGGTGAAGAACACGCGGAGCATGTGCACGCCGATGCCGGCCACGAACACCAGAGCCGCCCAGTGGTGGATCTGACGGACGAGCAGGCCACCGCGGAGGTCGAACGAGATGTGCAGCGCCGACTCCATCGCCGCGGACATCGCGATGCCGCGCATGGGCTCGTACGCACCGTTGTAGTGCGTCTCGACCATGGAGGCCTGGAAGAAGAACGTCAGGAACGTTCCCGACAGCAGGACGACGACGAAGCTCCACAGAGCGATCTCACCGAGCATGAACGACCAGTGGTCGGGGAAGATCTTGCGACCGAGCTCTTTGACGATGCCCGAGATGCTGGTGCGCTCGTCGAGGTAGTTCGCCGCGGCGCCGACGAAGCGGCCACCGAGAGGCTTGCCCTGCAGGTCTGCCTTGGGCGGACCCGAATAGACCGCCGGTTCGGTGGTGATGTTCTCCGCGGGGTGGGTGGCGGTGCTCATGAGCGCTCCCAGAAGCTGGGGCCGACGGGCTCTTCGAAGTCACTTTGCGCGACGAGGTAACCCTCGGCGTCGACGGTGATGGGGAGCTGCGGCAGGGGACGGGCAGCCGGGCCGAAGATGACGGCCGCTCCGTTGGCGACGTCGAACTGCGACTGGTGGCAGGGGCACAGGAGGTGGTGGGTCTGCTGCTCGTAGAGCGCGACGGGGCAGCCGACGTGCGTGCAGACCTTGGAGTAGGCGACGATGCCGTCGTACGTCCAGTCCAGGCGGTTGGTCTCGGGGTTGAGCGACTCGGGCTGCAGACGCATCAGGAGAACGATGGCCTTGGCCTTCTCTTCGAGGTAGCCCTCGTCGTGGCCGACTCCGGCGAGCTCTTCCGGAATGACGTGGAAGGCCGAGCCGAGCGTGACGTCGGCGGCGCGGATCGGACGGCCCGACGGGTCGTGCGCGAGGCGCATGCCGCCCTTCCACATCGTGTGGCTGAGGAGCTTCACCGGATCGGCATCCTGCGGAGCGAGGCCGCGGAACAGGGTGATCCCGGGGATGACCGAGGCGAGGAGCGCCGCGAACATCGAGTTGCGGATGATCTCGCGACGCCCGAAGCCCGAGTCCTTCTCGGCCTCGACGAAGACGTTGACCGCACCCTCACGGGTGGCGTCACGGCCACGGGTCGCGTGGCGGTCCTCGATGTGCTCCTTGTCGGACATGACGGCCTTGGACCAGTGGATGGCGCCGATGCCGATCGCGAGCAGCGCGAAGGCGATGCCCAGACCGATGAACAGGTTGTTGTTCCGGATGTCGACCAGGGCGCCCGACTCGATCGGGAAGATCATGTAGGCGATGCTCGCCCAGATGCTCGCCGCGACGGAGAAGTAGAACAGCGTGTAGACCGTGCGTACCGCACGCTTCATCGCCTGCGGGTCCTGATCGGTCATGCGCTGGCGGTGCCCCGGGAGACCGGGGTTCTGCACGGGGTCGGGAACCGCGACGGCGAGCCCGGAGCCGGGCTTCCATGAAGCCCTCTCGTGCTCGAGTGCGTCTTCCTCGTGTGCCATGGTGCTCCTCGTACGTTTACGTAATGTCGATGACGACGATCAGTTGGACTTCGCCGTGATCCACACGGTGAGCGCGATGAGCGCTCCGATGCCGAAGATCCAGATGAACAGACCCTCGGAGACCGGACCGAGCGATCCGAGCGCGAAGCCGCCGGGGGACTCGGACTTCTGAAGGAACATCAGGTACGAGATGACGTCGCGCTTGTCTTCGGGGGTCAGATTGAGGTCGTTGAAGACCGGCATGTTCTGCGGGCCCGTGACCATCGCCGCATACATGTTGAGCGGAGTGACCGTGTGCAGGTCGGGCGCCCACTTGCCCTCGGTGAGCGCGCCACCGGCGCCGGCCACGTTGTGGCACATGGCGCAGTTGATGCGGAAGAGCTCGGCACCGTGCGACACGTCGCCCTGGCCGTCGAGGATCTCGTCTGACGGGTAGGTGGGGCCGGGGGCCGCGGACTGCACGTAGGCGGCGATCGCGTTGACCTGCTCCTCGGTGAACTGCACCGGCTTGACCGGAGCCTGCGGGCCCTGCGCCTGCAGCGGCATGCGGCCGGTCGACACCTGGAAGTGCACCGCGAGCTCGCCGACGCCGAACAGCGACGGGCCCTGCTGGCTGCCCTCGAGATCGAGCCCGTGGCAGGTGGCGCAGTTGGCCTGGAAGAGCTTCTTGCCCTCCTCGACCGTGCTGGCCGAGTTGGACGCGCTCGTGGGGGTGTCGGTGGCGGCCATCGCGGCCGACGCGCCGGCGTAGATGCCACCCGTCAGCAGCAGACCGATTCCGATCAGCGCGGCGGCGGCCAGGGGGCTGCGGCGTCCGTTCGAGCGACGCGGCTTCTTCTCTCGTGCCATGTGAGGTACAGCTCTCTTACTTCAGGAAGTAGATGACGAAGAACAGCGCGATCCAGACGACGTCGACGAAGTGCCAGTAGTACGACACGACGATCGAGGTGGTCATCTCTTTGCGGCCGAAGTTCTTCACGGCGTACGCGCGGCCGATCACGAGGAGGAAGGCGATGAGGCCACCCGTCACGTGCAGGGCGTGGAAGCCGGTGGTCAGGTAGAAGGCCGAAGCGTAGGGGTTGGCGCTGATCGGCATGCCTTCGGTCACCAGCGTCGCGTACTCCCACACCTGGCCGGACACGAAGACCGCGCCGAGGATGAAGGTGAGGTAGAACCACTCCACCATTCCCCAGCGCTTCCAGAAGCTGTTCGACTTGACCGTGTACGGCTGGTACCGCTCGGCGGCGAACACGCCCATCTGGCACGTGACCGAGGACATCACGAGGATGAACGTGTTCACGGCAGCGAAGGGGACGTTCAGCAGCTGCGTCTCTTCGGCCCACAGGGGCGCGGACGTGCTGCGCAGTGTGAAGTAGATCGCGAACAGGCCCGCGAAGAACATGACCTCGCTGCCCAGCCACACGATGGTGCCGACGGCGACCGGATCGGGTCGCTTCACGGCGCGCACGGCCTGGGAATACGTCGCTGGTGTCGTCACCATCCCATTATGCGCGATCCGACGCAGCGATATTCCCATCTCCAGCCTGAGATATTCCATCATCGAGACTTAGGGAAGCCTAAGAATCCGCAAGGAATCCCCGGTGCGGAACGGGTTCCCGCCCGGCTCCGAACGACCTCGTCCGACACGCCGCGTGTGGAAGGATCATGGCATGGCGGAACGCTTCACCTGGCCCGATCTGCTCACCACCCTGCTGCAGGGCCGCGACCTCAGTGTCTCGGAGTCGACGTGGGCGATGCGGCGTGTCATGGCGGGGGAGGCCACGCCCTCGCAACTGGCCGGATTCCTCGTCGCGCTGCGGGCGAAGGGCGAGACGGTCGAGGAGATCGTCGGCTTCCGCGACGCCATCCTCGAGGCGGCGGTTCCGCTTCCCGTGCGCGCGGAGGTCCTCGACATCGTCGGTACCGGCGGCGACCGTTTCGGCACGGTCAACGTCTCCACGATGGCGGCCGTGGTGGCGGCGGCATCCGGAGTCCCCGTGGTCAAGCACGGCAACCGGGCCGCGAGCTCGGCATCCGGCTCCTCCGACGTGCTTTCTGCTCTGGGGATCGCTCTGACGCTCGATCCCGAG encodes:
- the qcrA gene encoding cytochrome bc1 complex Rieske iron-sulfur subunit; translation: MAHEEDALEHERASWKPGSGLAVAVPDPVQNPGLPGHRQRMTDQDPQAMKRAVRTVYTLFYFSVAASIWASIAYMIFPIESGALVDIRNNNLFIGLGIAFALLAIGIGAIHWSKAVMSDKEHIEDRHATRGRDATREGAVNVFVEAEKDSGFGRREIIRNSMFAALLASVIPGITLFRGLAPQDADPVKLLSHTMWKGGMRLAHDPSGRPIRAADVTLGSAFHVIPEELAGVGHDEGYLEEKAKAIVLLMRLQPESLNPETNRLDWTYDGIVAYSKVCTHVGCPVALYEQQTHHLLCPCHQSQFDVANGAAVIFGPAARPLPQLPITVDAEGYLVAQSDFEEPVGPSFWERS
- the qcrB gene encoding cytochrome bc1 complex cytochrome b subunit: MSTATHPAENITTEPAVYSGPPKADLQGKPLGGRFVGAAANYLDERTSISGIVKELGRKIFPDHWSFMLGEIALWSFVVVLLSGTFLTFFFQASMVETHYNGAYEPMRGIAMSAAMESALHISFDLRGGLLVRQIHHWAALVFVAGIGVHMLRVFFTGAFRKPRELNWVVGFILFILAMAEGFTGYSLPDDLLSGNGLRIIDGMIKGLPVIGTWTSFLLFGGEFPGTAIVGRLYTLHILLLPAILVALLAVHLMLMIINKHTQFAGPARTNSNVVGYPILPVYASKMGGFFFITFGVIVLIAALVTINPIWNYGPYDPSPVSAGTQPDWYIGFADGMLRLIPPHLEFVLWDRTWSWNIIIPVGVLGLFIVLVLIYPFIEAWITGDKREHHIAQRPRNAATRTAIGAAGVTFYAVMWAAASSDIMATHFHLTMEGVIHALQALLILGPIVAYFVTKRVCIALQKKDREIALHGYESGRIVRLPGGEYIEVHQPVDEYERWKLVDNETYEPLVVRPNAKGQISALQNFRASVSRWFFEDRLTPLTQAELDAAVAHQHHELDHIDHEEADEIAGADARADAEGRPHNAVGERVEVEFPAPKGLGPDGDKSA
- the ctaE gene encoding aa3-type cytochrome oxidase subunit III — protein: MVTTPATYSQAVRAVKRPDPVAVGTIVWLGSEVMFFAGLFAIYFTLRSTSAPLWAEETQLLNVPFAAVNTFILVMSSVTCQMGVFAAERYQPYTVKSNSFWKRWGMVEWFYLTFILGAVFVSGQVWEYATLVTEGMPISANPYASAFYLTTGFHALHVTGGLIAFLLVIGRAYAVKNFGRKEMTTSIVVSYYWHFVDVVWIALFFVIYFLK
- the qcrC gene encoding cytochrome bc1 complex diheme cytochrome c subunit, translated to MAREKKPRRSNGRRSPLAAAALIGIGLLLTGGIYAGASAAMAATDTPTSASNSASTVEEGKKLFQANCATCHGLDLEGSQQGPSLFGVGELAVHFQVSTGRMPLQAQGPQAPVKPVQFTEEQVNAIAAYVQSAAPGPTYPSDEILDGQGDVSHGAELFRINCAMCHNVAGAGGALTEGKWAPDLHTVTPLNMYAAMVTGPQNMPVFNDLNLTPEDKRDVISYLMFLQKSESPGGFALGSLGPVSEGLFIWIFGIGALIALTVWITAKSN